Proteins encoded in a region of the Candidatus Nitrosomarinus catalina genome:
- a CDS encoding MqnA/MqnD/SBP family protein — MEISVGHTPDSDDAFMFYGMFTDKVPSPDFTVNHVIEDIENLNLKATNPELDVTAVSVHACAYIPGYTILRSGGSFGINYGPIVTAKKQMTIEELKKCKIAIPGKMTSAFLLLQLMIGKFDYVEMNFSDIPKAVESGEVDVGLVIHETQLSYEQEGNVKILDVGEWWDKTTNGLPVPLGINVMRTDLGMDTIVKFDKYLQASIEFGIKNFDDALEYAMQYSRGKERSLIEKFVKMYVNPVTVNMGEPGEQAIRKLFEMAKEKGLVPDFEISIATK; from the coding sequence ATGGAAATTTCAGTAGGACATACTCCAGATTCCGATGATGCATTCATGTTTTATGGAATGTTTACTGACAAAGTCCCATCACCAGATTTTACTGTAAATCATGTGATCGAAGATATAGAAAATTTGAATCTCAAGGCAACAAATCCAGAATTAGATGTAACTGCAGTTTCAGTACATGCATGCGCATACATCCCAGGATATACAATTCTAAGAAGTGGTGGAAGTTTTGGGATTAATTATGGTCCAATAGTTACAGCAAAAAAACAAATGACAATTGAAGAATTGAAAAAATGTAAAATTGCAATTCCAGGAAAAATGACATCAGCATTTTTGCTACTACAATTAATGATAGGAAAATTTGATTATGTTGAAATGAATTTCAGTGACATTCCAAAAGCTGTAGAATCAGGAGAGGTAGATGTAGGATTAGTAATTCATGAAACTCAATTATCATATGAACAGGAAGGAAATGTAAAAATTTTAGATGTTGGAGAATGGTGGGATAAAACTACAAATGGTTTGCCAGTTCCATTAGGTATCAATGTAATGAGAACCGATTTAGGAATGGATACAATTGTTAAATTTGACAAATATTTACAAGCATCAATTGAATTTGGAATAAAGAATTTCGATGATGCCTTAGAATATGCAATGCAGTATTCAAGAGGAAAAGAACGTTCCTTAATTGAAAAATTTGTGAAAATGTACGTAAACCCAGTAACAGTCAACATGGGAGAACCGGGAGAACAAGCAATTAGAAAATTATTTGAGATGGCAAAAGAAAAAGGATTAGTTCCAGACTTTGAAATTAGTATTGCCACCAAGTAA
- a CDS encoding elongation factor EF-2 translates to MAKFKSTQEVMKIIKNKQNIRNFGVIAHVDHGKTTMSDSLLAYSGIIAPSAAGKALAMDFDKEEQERGITIYQANVTLLYSQNDNDYVINMIDTPGHVDFSGRVIRSLRAIDGAVVVCDAVEGIMTQTETVTRMALEERVRPVLFINKVDRLIKELRLTPEKMQAQLAEVVSTFNQLVDTYAEPEYKEKWKVSIQDASVTFGSAKDRWAINTDLMKERGITFKDVIDAYTEEKLPALVEKAPLADAVLGMVVKHHPAPKDAIKYRIPQIWKGDLESDVGKALLAGEDDGPTIMMVVNMVLDPAAGPVAIGRLFSGTIKDGQTLHIIDEKRDGRVQSVNFFMGNQREQVGELGAGNIPALLGLTECRAGNTLSSVKDIPMFEGVKYVSEPVVQIAIEPKHPKDLPKLVEILRQLTIEDPNLIVKIDEESGETIVAGMGVLHLDVATHRIQDAKCEIITSEPLINYRETVKAACEPIMAKSPNRHNKIFMKVEPLEPEIAHMLRTGEISDMKDKKVVADLLKGAGWDTDTIKRVMRFDSRGNVLINGTKGVQFVQESTDSINSGFDEVMKEGPLCKEQMRDCKFIFTHFVPHEDTAHRGLSQLGPASRRACMGSLLTAGTAVLEPTLAIEVRVPTDLVGNVATILSGKRGKVLDMQQKGASSIVIGELPASETFTLSEAMRGQTAGRATWNTSFKEWTEVPKSMLKTAVEDIRKRKGLAPEPPGVNEFIDKE, encoded by the coding sequence ATGGCAAAATTCAAGTCAACTCAAGAAGTTATGAAAATTATCAAGAATAAACAGAATATTCGTAACTTTGGTGTAATTGCACACGTTGACCATGGAAAGACAACCATGAGTGATAGTCTTTTGGCTTATTCTGGAATTATTGCACCTTCTGCTGCTGGAAAAGCACTTGCAATGGACTTTGATAAGGAAGAACAAGAAAGAGGAATTACAATTTATCAGGCTAATGTTACTTTACTTTATTCTCAAAATGATAATGATTATGTGATTAACATGATTGATACTCCTGGACACGTTGATTTTAGTGGAAGGGTTATTCGAAGTCTTAGAGCCATTGACGGTGCAGTTGTTGTATGTGATGCAGTTGAAGGTATTATGACTCAAACTGAAACTGTAACAAGAATGGCACTTGAAGAAAGAGTTAGACCTGTTTTGTTTATCAATAAAGTAGATAGATTAATCAAAGAATTGAGATTAACTCCAGAAAAAATGCAAGCACAACTTGCAGAAGTTGTTTCTACCTTTAATCAATTAGTTGATACTTATGCCGAACCTGAATACAAGGAAAAATGGAAAGTATCTATTCAGGATGCAAGTGTAACATTTGGTTCTGCAAAAGATAGATGGGCAATTAACACTGATTTAATGAAAGAGAGAGGAATAACATTCAAAGATGTAATTGATGCTTACACTGAAGAAAAACTTCCTGCACTTGTAGAAAAAGCACCTTTAGCAGATGCAGTACTTGGAATGGTTGTAAAACATCATCCAGCACCAAAAGACGCTATCAAATACAGAATTCCTCAAATTTGGAAAGGCGATTTAGAATCTGATGTCGGAAAGGCATTGCTTGCTGGTGAAGATGATGGACCAACAATTATGATGGTGGTAAATATGGTATTAGATCCTGCAGCAGGTCCTGTTGCAATTGGACGATTATTTTCTGGAACTATCAAAGATGGACAAACACTTCACATTATTGATGAGAAAAGAGATGGTAGAGTTCAATCTGTTAATTTCTTTATGGGCAATCAAAGAGAACAAGTTGGTGAATTAGGAGCTGGAAATATTCCTGCTTTATTGGGTTTAACTGAATGCCGTGCTGGTAACACATTATCATCTGTTAAGGATATTCCAATGTTTGAAGGTGTGAAATATGTTTCAGAACCTGTTGTTCAAATTGCAATTGAACCAAAACATCCTAAAGATTTACCTAAACTTGTAGAAATTTTGAGACAACTAACTATTGAGGATCCAAACTTGATTGTAAAAATTGATGAAGAAAGTGGTGAGACTATTGTTGCTGGAATGGGTGTATTGCACTTGGATGTTGCAACACATAGAATTCAAGATGCAAAATGTGAAATCATTACATCTGAACCTTTGATTAACTATAGAGAAACTGTTAAAGCTGCTTGTGAACCAATCATGGCAAAATCTCCAAACAGACACAACAAAATTTTCATGAAAGTAGAGCCATTGGAGCCTGAAATTGCTCATATGCTAAGAACTGGTGAAATCAGTGATATGAAAGATAAGAAAGTAGTTGCTGATTTATTGAAAGGTGCTGGTTGGGATACTGATACCATTAAAAGAGTAATGAGATTTGATTCTCGTGGAAATGTTTTGATTAATGGAACAAAAGGTGTTCAATTTGTTCAGGAATCTACTGATTCAATTAATTCTGGATTCGATGAAGTGATGAAAGAAGGCCCACTTTGTAAAGAACAAATGAGAGATTGTAAATTCATTTTTACTCACTTTGTACCTCACGAAGATACAGCTCACAGAGGTCTATCTCAACTAGGTCCTGCATCACGTAGAGCATGTATGGGTTCATTGTTGACTGCAGGTACTGCTGTTTTAGAACCAACTCTTGCAATTGAAGTTCGTGTACCAACTGATTTGGTAGGAAACGTTGCAACTATACTTTCTGGTAAACGTGGTAAAGTTTTAGACATGCAACAAAAAGGTGCATCAAGTATCGTCATTGGCGAATTACCTGCTTCTGAAACTTTTACTTTATCTGAAGCTATGAGAGGTCAAACTGCAGGACGTGCAACATGGAATACTTCCTTTAAAGAATGGACTGAAGTTCCAAAATCTATGCTAAAAACAGCTGTAGAAGATATTAGAAAGAGAAAAGGATTAGCTCCTGAACCACCAGGTGTTAACGAGTTTATTGATAAAGAATAA
- a CDS encoding DUF6659 family protein — translation MAIKKKIDLLELVEEIVGLNSKMRFAAIIDSKGNIREGIMKKGQTSLNSQKEEEHFCQQVAQRRAMRKEFDRSLGKVTYIHVEREKVSQLVIYTKRNIVFFTMEPETPMSTKIKLITKIKKITSDI, via the coding sequence GTGGCCATTAAAAAGAAAATTGATCTTCTTGAACTAGTTGAAGAAATAGTTGGTTTAAACTCTAAAATGAGATTTGCAGCAATAATTGATTCTAAAGGAAATATTCGAGAGGGTATAATGAAAAAAGGTCAAACCAGTCTAAATTCTCAAAAAGAAGAAGAGCATTTTTGTCAACAAGTGGCACAAAGACGTGCCATGAGAAAAGAATTTGATCGTTCTTTAGGCAAAGTTACATACATTCACGTAGAAAGAGAAAAAGTTTCACAACTTGTCATTTACACAAAACGAAATATTGTGTTTTTCACAATGGAACCTGAAACCCCAATGAGTACAAAAATAAAATTAATTACTAAAATTAAAAAAATTACTTCAGATATCTAA
- a CDS encoding cupredoxin domain-containing protein has translation MKLLYAVLVLVITGSATTTIYFTYYTTTFYTADVSQLENKVASLESEILNLKSSIDSNLKNAYDDGYSAGIAEQSSSSDAFSSNLSSSNTDAVSTITRTIGTVEESGYSTDCAVSMGGDGCYTPVTLSANVGDKIIMTNTDSTGVHSFTSGTVNGFTLSSDGTFDTGILMSGDSFEWTPTVSGEYPYYCMLHAWQVGTIIVN, from the coding sequence ATGAAATTATTGTATGCAGTATTGGTATTGGTCATTACTGGTAGTGCTACTACAACTATTTACTTTACTTACTATACTACTACTTTCTATACTGCCGATGTTTCCCAATTAGAAAATAAAGTTGCAAGTCTAGAGTCTGAAATTTTAAATTTAAAAAGTTCAATTGACTCTAATTTGAAAAATGCTTATGATGATGGATATTCCGCAGGAATTGCAGAACAATCCTCTTCAAGTGATGCATTCTCTAGTAATCTCTCATCAAGTAATACTGATGCCGTTTCAACTATTACTAGAACCATAGGCACAGTAGAAGAATCTGGATATTCCACGGACTGTGCAGTCTCAATGGGTGGAGATGGATGTTACACACCAGTTACTCTTTCAGCAAATGTTGGTGACAAAATTATAATGACTAATACTGATTCAACCGGAGTTCACTCATTTACATCAGGAACTGTTAATGGATTCACTTTATCTTCTGACGGTACATTTGATACAGGTATACTGATGTCTGGAGATTCATTTGAATGGACTCCAACTGTTTCTGGCGAGTATCCATACTATTGTATGCTACATGCTTGGCAGGTTGGAACTATTATTGTGAATTAA
- a CDS encoding DUF5615 family PIN-like protein, whose protein sequence is MKILIDEMDDGWDEKLKELGFDAYSVKKLRMDGHKLRTDYSVINYAKENNMILVTRDTESGQACEENDLPYVLLDNASIFNIVLNKLKNY, encoded by the coding sequence ATGAAAATTCTAATTGATGAAATGGATGATGGCTGGGATGAGAAACTTAAGGAATTGGGATTTGATGCTTATAGTGTTAAAAAATTACGCATGGATGGCCATAAATTAAGAACAGACTATTCGGTGATAAATTACGCTAAAGAAAATAATATGATTTTGGTTACTCGTGATACTGAAAGTGGTCAGGCATGTGAGGAAAATGATTTGCCTTACGTGCTCTTAGATAATGCCTCAATTTTTAACATTGTTTTGAATAAATTAAAAAATTATTAA
- a CDS encoding potassium transporter TrkG produces the protein MSTNPEKAVAYVLSKNVTEYMDKDVLMLDLKTLTREAATMLRSYETDDIVVINAEKFPVGIVTDEDILSKVSDATVYAESTTLEQIMSKPLITINEKSTLQDALHIMRDNNVRKLPVVSKKNQVLGMILQSTIANIIRNATATTPRLLSPPVKAVLGNLGFVLQFAGVLLLVPAVVATLLEDTVTASGIYLTTVLLLVTGFFLNSYGEKSSLNLQQASILVFSSLFLLSLFGTIPYLYVFQTEETSTQVFADAFFSSAAGFTTGGISLFDEPEKLTQSFTFFRSYTQLVGGMSFIYLVITAFYPESKLQAMRGFISGKTLHMKELFLTITVIFAIYIVIVAFLLYLFGERNIIDNFSLAMSTLSTGGFTPTSTILDGLLWQEHIVLMGAMILGALPFTFHYAFVRKKFLSPKLGKEVLAYFAILGGATLVFASVSGLDPMQSAFYSVSASSTAGLQMESLAGLSGGAHSILIILMFIGGCGFSTAGGLKIFRLFHLKDIKSFISKVGRSKLSDQSKKEIISTLIILALFPTISAITGAHLSAIENVPFQDAFFEAAGIITTGGLSAGVIDKDTDPATMIVLGFLMIFGRLEIIAIIYIFVPRLS, from the coding sequence ATGTCTACAAACCCAGAAAAAGCAGTTGCTTACGTCCTAAGTAAAAATGTGACAGAATACATGGACAAAGATGTTTTGATGTTGGATCTAAAAACACTAACAAGAGAAGCAGCTACCATGTTACGTAGTTATGAAACAGATGACATTGTTGTAATAAATGCTGAAAAATTTCCAGTAGGAATTGTTACAGATGAAGACATTCTAAGTAAAGTTAGTGATGCAACAGTGTATGCAGAATCCACCACACTAGAGCAAATAATGAGCAAACCACTTATCACAATTAATGAAAAATCAACATTACAAGATGCATTGCACATAATGAGAGACAACAATGTTAGAAAACTTCCAGTTGTTTCAAAAAAGAATCAAGTTCTTGGAATGATTCTTCAATCTACCATAGCAAATATTATCCGAAATGCAACAGCAACTACACCTCGACTTTTGAGTCCACCAGTAAAAGCAGTTTTAGGAAACTTGGGATTCGTATTACAATTTGCAGGAGTATTGCTGCTTGTTCCAGCAGTTGTTGCCACATTACTTGAAGATACGGTTACAGCTTCAGGAATTTACTTAACTACAGTGTTATTGCTTGTTACAGGATTTTTCTTGAATTCATATGGTGAAAAATCAAGTCTCAATTTACAACAGGCGTCAATACTGGTGTTTTCAAGTTTATTCTTACTGTCATTATTTGGAACAATACCGTATCTGTACGTATTTCAAACTGAAGAAACAAGTACTCAGGTATTTGCAGATGCGTTCTTTTCCAGTGCAGCAGGATTTACAACTGGAGGTATTTCACTATTTGATGAACCTGAAAAGTTAACTCAAAGTTTCACATTTTTTAGAAGTTATACACAATTAGTTGGAGGAATGAGTTTCATTTACTTAGTAATTACTGCATTTTATCCAGAATCAAAATTACAAGCTATGCGTGGTTTTATTTCTGGCAAGACGCTTCACATGAAAGAACTTTTCCTTACGATTACAGTCATTTTTGCAATTTATATCGTAATTGTTGCATTCTTGTTGTATTTATTTGGAGAAAGAAACATCATTGATAATTTTTCTCTGGCGATGAGTACGTTGTCTACCGGAGGATTTACACCCACATCGACAATTCTGGATGGACTATTGTGGCAAGAACATATTGTACTGATGGGGGCAATGATACTAGGAGCTTTACCATTTACATTCCACTATGCATTTGTTAGAAAAAAATTCTTGTCACCTAAATTAGGAAAAGAAGTGCTGGCATATTTTGCAATTTTAGGTGGTGCTACACTAGTATTTGCATCAGTTAGCGGATTAGATCCAATGCAAAGTGCATTTTATTCAGTATCAGCTAGTTCAACTGCTGGACTTCAAATGGAAAGTTTAGCAGGTCTAAGTGGAGGAGCTCATTCAATTCTAATAATTTTGATGTTTATTGGAGGATGTGGATTTTCAACTGCTGGAGGCTTAAAGATTTTCAGACTATTTCATCTTAAAGATATCAAATCATTTATTTCTAAAGTTGGAAGATCCAAACTAAGTGATCAAAGTAAAAAAGAAATAATTTCCACATTAATTATTCTAGCATTGTTTCCAACAATTTCAGCCATTACAGGAGCACATCTTTCAGCAATTGAAAATGTTCCATTTCAAGACGCATTTTTTGAAGCAGCTGGAATTATCACCACAGGTGGATTGTCTGCAGGAGTAATCGATAAAGATACGGATCCAGCTACAATGATAGTATTAGGATTTTTAATGATTTTTGGAAGATTAGAAATTATAGCAATTATCTATATTTTCGTCCCCAGACTCAGTTAA
- a CDS encoding bifunctional nuclease family protein yields the protein MEIDQAPDPDYDSVKINYVGFVDPYALEGMVVLKADNGKEFHMRAFSGEVAKHISSFDEPEGEQSPSIYRMIEEICEQNEISLVKVKIYESGDVLRANLYFTGKKDLVLKNHRASDAMALGAYYKIPILVRKKLLKEQMEA from the coding sequence ATGGAAATTGATCAAGCTCCTGATCCTGATTATGATTCTGTAAAAATTAATTATGTGGGCTTTGTGGATCCTTATGCTTTAGAGGGAATGGTTGTTCTAAAAGCAGACAATGGTAAAGAATTTCACATGCGTGCATTTTCTGGTGAAGTTGCAAAACATATCTCAAGTTTTGATGAACCTGAAGGTGAACAATCTCCATCAATATATCGAATGATTGAGGAAATTTGTGAACAAAATGAAATTTCTCTTGTAAAAGTCAAAATTTATGAAAGTGGTGATGTTTTACGAGCAAATCTATACTTTACTGGTAAGAAGGATTTAGTTTTGAAAAACCATAGGGCTTCTGATGCAATGGCTTTGGGTGCATATTATAAAATTCCAATCCTGGTAAGAAAAAAATTATTGAAAGAACAAATGGAAGCATAA
- a CDS encoding SNF2-related protein: MGLFGRKKTDKEKEEDQKMKIKKRPFKEAREFVHKLKLKNSLEWREYAKSGEKPDDIPSDPRSYKTEWKGMGDWLGNGNIHPKYWYSEDHYMQFKEARELVSKKKFKSNKEYRKWVRSGKAPKGLPINPDSERQWKENWTNWPDFLGKGYVSYQEAKKLVKQLNCETEADWERISKDFKIKNKLPISTRTYYTKLGMWTNWPDFLGKETKKNTPKTATFKECQDFAIQNGIGDLTQWHNWYKNGKLPLNFPSNLDQYFRKTKQWKNADHFFNRKPKKFLPFEQQLVIAQKYCKKNHITKKEEWFEHFQTNPLPEGLHKAPNRIKLSKNQKFRWHVWLGIDENDPLMRNSKSIYASYKQHQKFAIQNNITTGGQWHKFMEKNKDKIPLNISLHPDSYFIKKGLWPKNGWYGFLNQEENPWCTYEDAKKYLKPFNLVSKRDYKKWLSQNKTIKINGKKLPNAPESVYSKQSVWIDWFDFLGREDLRMTLENTKKLVKALIDSKIIHQANPEDQVVFAKLLMINEIYGRNNTKSSKFLKQLQSASLSPSGLKKIIRYAESDSLELPDISKDVTIDPEQLSEERKIVNKNQSVSEKDDGLLTDYSPQPTKDILKFTDIEKSLLISIDEESMKFFVTFLVHKLWNRAFLKEEETVSDVKGEGKTGNDFHDKVITTFLDEYKGTKELKIPKGYAFPHEPYLMQRYVAYKATSVKSRYFANTSEPGAGKTLSAILASRVMNAKTTLVLCPKNVIEQWGDKIKEIFPDSEVIIRNKVFSISKSAKNPRYLIINYDIFNQQTSGKKISIFKKIKIDFVIMDEIQFAKAPLKKNIDEETSRSRRLHLENSLKYIKENNPKSRRLGLSATPIINTLKEGRSLLELLSGRNHNHVKTDDRFFFNGVGMYEQLTNISIRQRNGQNFKIEKHPSVIVDAPISSPFSELEQNPLLIELELTDARISEIIKKIEGQTIIYTEYVGKGKIDSNIVKKLTTALDDKQITWGLYTGTRKYELEDFSPKNKFQVLICSSPISVGVDGLQLSCNRIIFNSLPWTHAQYEQIIGRIARKGQTKPIDVFHINARIPVTKKGRTHYIEYDQGKLNLIKRKQTLADCAVDGILPRDNKIITKTRAMKEVVKWYKRLENEDYSFVFVEELDVPEIVEREPTVRKLGRLEEMHKQVFHVHSKKVHEMLKEDPQWVIEYHNEYRKSRQTWDVIPYEYYIKKLNEMSPRLKIGDFGCGEAKIRESLGDDRVKSIDHVAIEYQDIAKTKNIISCDMVDVSEYIKDGALDVAVFSLSMWGNNWKSYFKEANRCLAKNGFLFVCETTAKMNSWLKGLDDTLKEEGFDVHSKIKIEQFTFIEARKI; encoded by the coding sequence ATGGGTTTGTTTGGAAGGAAAAAGACAGATAAAGAAAAAGAAGAGGACCAAAAAATGAAGATTAAGAAAAGACCATTCAAAGAGGCTAGAGAGTTTGTTCACAAATTAAAATTAAAAAATAGTTTAGAATGGAGAGAATATGCTAAATCAGGAGAAAAACCTGATGACATTCCATCAGACCCTCGTTCTTACAAAACAGAATGGAAGGGAATGGGAGATTGGTTGGGAAATGGGAATATCCATCCAAAGTACTGGTATTCTGAAGACCACTACATGCAATTCAAAGAAGCCAGGGAATTAGTTAGCAAAAAGAAATTCAAATCAAACAAAGAATACAGAAAATGGGTAAGAAGTGGTAAAGCACCCAAAGGACTACCAATAAATCCAGATAGTGAAAGACAATGGAAAGAGAATTGGACAAATTGGCCTGATTTTTTAGGAAAGGGATATGTGTCATACCAAGAAGCAAAAAAACTCGTCAAACAACTAAATTGTGAAACTGAAGCAGATTGGGAACGAATTTCTAAAGATTTTAAAATCAAAAACAAACTACCGATTAGCACAAGAACATATTATACAAAATTGGGAATGTGGACAAATTGGCCTGATTTTTTAGGGAAAGAAACCAAAAAAAATACTCCAAAAACTGCAACATTCAAAGAATGTCAAGATTTTGCTATACAAAACGGAATTGGTGATTTAACCCAATGGCATAATTGGTATAAAAATGGAAAATTACCTTTGAATTTTCCTAGTAATTTAGATCAATATTTCAGAAAGACGAAACAATGGAAAAATGCTGATCATTTCTTTAATAGAAAACCAAAAAAATTTCTTCCTTTTGAACAACAATTAGTAATTGCACAAAAATATTGTAAAAAAAATCACATTACAAAAAAAGAAGAATGGTTTGAACATTTTCAAACAAATCCATTGCCTGAAGGACTACATAAGGCACCTAATCGAATAAAATTATCAAAAAATCAGAAATTTAGGTGGCATGTTTGGTTAGGAATAGATGAAAACGATCCATTAATGAGAAACAGTAAATCAATTTATGCATCATACAAACAACATCAAAAATTCGCCATACAAAATAACATAACAACAGGGGGACAATGGCACAAATTCATGGAAAAAAATAAAGATAAAATTCCATTAAATATTTCACTACATCCAGATTCATATTTTATTAAAAAGGGATTATGGCCAAAAAATGGCTGGTATGGATTCCTAAATCAAGAAGAAAACCCATGGTGTACTTATGAAGATGCAAAAAAATATCTCAAACCATTTAATCTTGTTTCAAAACGAGATTACAAAAAATGGTTATCACAAAACAAAACTATCAAAATAAATGGCAAAAAATTACCTAATGCACCTGAATCTGTTTATTCAAAACAAAGTGTTTGGATAGATTGGTTTGATTTTCTAGGTAGAGAAGATCTACGAATGACATTAGAAAATACAAAAAAACTTGTCAAGGCACTCATAGACAGTAAAATTATTCATCAAGCAAATCCAGAGGATCAAGTAGTTTTTGCAAAATTATTAATGATCAATGAAATTTATGGTCGTAACAATACAAAAAGTAGTAAATTTCTAAAACAACTACAAAGTGCTTCTCTATCCCCATCAGGTTTAAAAAAAATAATACGTTACGCAGAATCTGATTCATTAGAATTACCTGACATTTCAAAAGATGTAACGATTGATCCTGAACAATTATCTGAAGAGAGAAAAATTGTAAACAAAAATCAAAGTGTTTCAGAAAAAGATGATGGTCTATTAACGGATTATTCTCCTCAACCTACAAAAGATATTCTTAAATTTACAGATATTGAAAAATCTTTACTAATTTCTATTGACGAAGAATCAATGAAATTTTTTGTAACATTTCTTGTTCACAAGTTATGGAATAGAGCATTTCTAAAAGAAGAAGAGACAGTATCGGATGTAAAAGGAGAAGGTAAAACTGGTAATGATTTTCATGATAAAGTAATTACAACATTTCTCGATGAATACAAGGGAACAAAGGAATTAAAAATTCCTAAAGGATATGCATTTCCACATGAACCATACCTTATGCAACGATATGTTGCATACAAGGCTACAAGTGTAAAATCTCGATACTTTGCAAATACATCTGAGCCTGGAGCAGGAAAAACACTTTCTGCAATACTGGCTTCAAGAGTAATGAATGCAAAAACAACACTAGTCCTATGTCCAAAGAATGTGATTGAACAATGGGGAGATAAAATAAAAGAAATTTTTCCCGATTCTGAAGTAATTATACGGAATAAAGTATTTTCAATTTCAAAATCTGCAAAAAATCCTAGATATTTGATTATAAATTATGATATATTCAATCAACAAACATCAGGCAAAAAAATTTCCATATTTAAAAAAATAAAAATTGATTTTGTCATTATGGATGAAATTCAATTTGCAAAGGCTCCATTAAAAAAGAATATTGATGAAGAGACATCTCGATCAAGACGATTACATTTGGAAAATTCGTTAAAATACATTAAAGAAAATAATCCTAAATCAAGAAGACTGGGACTTTCTGCAACTCCAATAATTAATACCTTGAAAGAAGGACGCTCACTTTTAGAATTACTATCAGGTAGAAACCACAATCATGTAAAAACAGATGATAGGTTTTTCTTTAACGGAGTAGGAATGTATGAACAGTTAACCAATATATCCATACGTCAAAGAAATGGTCAAAATTTTAAAATTGAAAAACATCCTTCAGTAATTGTAGATGCTCCAATCTCATCACCATTTTCAGAATTAGAACAAAATCCACTACTCATAGAACTTGAATTGACAGATGCAAGAATTTCTGAAATAATTAAAAAAATTGAAGGTCAAACCATCATCTATACAGAATATGTTGGTAAGGGAAAAATAGATTCCAATATTGTGAAAAAACTAACAACCGCATTAGATGATAAGCAAATCACGTGGGGGCTGTATACTGGAACAAGAAAATATGAACTGGAAGACTTTTCACCTAAAAATAAATTTCAAGTTTTAATCTGCTCCAGTCCAATTTCAGTAGGTGTTGACGGACTACAACTGTCATGTAATCGAATAATTTTCAACTCACTTCCATGGACACATGCTCAATATGAGCAAATTATAGGCAGAATTGCACGAAAAGGACAGACAAAACCGATAGATGTTTTTCATATTAATGCCAGAATTCCAGTAACCAAGAAGGGAAGAACACATTATATCGAATATGATCAAGGAAAATTAAATCTAATTAAAAGAAAACAGACTCTAGCAGATTGTGCTGTTGATGGAATTCTACCTCGAGATAATAAAATAATTACAAAAACAAGAGCAATGAAAGAAGTTGTAAAATGGTATAAGAGATTAGAAAACGAAGATTATTCTTTTGTATTTGTTGAAGAGCTTGATGTTCCAGAAATTGTTGAAAGAGAGCCAACTGTAAGAAAACTGGGCAGATTAGAAGAGATGCATAAGCAGGTGTTTCATGTACATTCCAAAAAAGTTCATGAAATGCTAAAAGAAGATCCGCAATGGGTAATAGAGTATCACAATGAATATCGTAAATCTCGACAAACGTGGGATGTTATTCCTTATGAGTACTACATTAAGAAATTGAATGAAATGTCTCCTAGGTTAAAGATAGGAGATTTTGGATGTGGTGAAGCAAAAATCCGAGAGTCACTTGGAGACGATAGGGTCAAAAGCATTGATCATGTTGCAATAGAATATCAAGACATTGCAAAAACAAAAAACATCATCTCGTGTGATATGGTAGATGTATCCGAATACATCAAAGATGGCGCATTGGATGTTGCAGTATTTTCACTTTCTATGTGGGGCAATAATTGGAAGTCTTACTTTAAAGAGGCAAACAGATGTTTGGCTAAAAATGGCTTCTTGTTTGTATGTGAAACAACTGCCAAAATGAATTCGTGGTTAAAGGGATTGGATGATACTCTCAAAGAAGAGGGTTTTGATGTACACTCCAAAATAAAAATTGAACAGTTCACTTTCATTGAAGCACGTAAAATCTAA